One window from the genome of Amycolatopsis sp. NBC_01480 encodes:
- a CDS encoding bifunctional DNA primase/polymerase has product MLDANWPDSWRSAFRIELRAEAIGLAWRGWPVLPGATPAPITGEGDDLTWQRPAPVRENWRELIGTHAHEVATWFSDRTHSLLVATGTVLDAIEVDDELGKRAARLLRTLGHPAPIVAMPNGRWLFLTTAADRIPAELAEHATVQWHSAGSYIPLPPSPFQHGVVHWRVKPEVCGWQLPDADEVHDVLVRALADEQALLLVEPSAA; this is encoded by the coding sequence ATGTTGGACGCGAATTGGCCGGACAGCTGGCGGAGCGCCTTCCGCATCGAACTGCGGGCGGAGGCGATCGGCCTCGCTTGGCGTGGCTGGCCGGTGCTCCCGGGGGCGACCCCGGCGCCGATCACCGGTGAGGGGGACGACCTGACCTGGCAGCGCCCGGCGCCCGTGCGCGAAAACTGGCGCGAGCTGATCGGCACGCACGCCCACGAGGTCGCCACCTGGTTCTCCGACCGTACCCACAGCCTCCTTGTGGCCACCGGCACCGTGCTGGACGCCATCGAGGTGGACGACGAGCTGGGCAAGCGCGCCGCTCGCCTCCTCCGCACGCTCGGGCACCCCGCCCCGATCGTCGCGATGCCGAACGGCCGCTGGCTGTTCCTCACCACCGCGGCCGACCGCATTCCGGCCGAGCTCGCCGAGCACGCAACCGTGCAGTGGCACAGCGCCGGCAGCTACATCCCGCTGCCGCCTTCGCCGTTCCAGCACGGGGTTGTGCACTGGCGGGTCAAGCCCGAGGTCTGCGGCTGGCAGCTGCCGGACGCGGACGAGGTTCACGACGTCCTCGTGCGCGCACTGGCCGACGAGCAGGCTCTGCTGCTCGTGGAGCCCTCGGCCGCCTGA